A single region of the Deinococcus radiodurans R1 = ATCC 13939 = DSM 20539 genome encodes:
- a CDS encoding ParB/RepB/Spo0J family partition protein — translation MTRREGLAALLGESAKLAQGPVVGHTSTLRVDQLRAGSQQPRRQFGTEGLTELAASIQSQGILQPLLVRAVGDTYEIVAGERRWRAAQLAGLTEVPVIVKSLTDQEAAVIALIENLQRENLNLIDEVEGKLLLVANALGIASEQARSRLNELLRNPVPEDVETLSAVFLPLGRESWQSFAKNKVRILNYPPPLVEALRQGMALTMATLIARAPENKQADLIAKVQQGAGRKEIVAEVERLCHRPTVRLEKRVAQALGNQKWLDRLDPQDAEAMQHWLSQMPRALQQEIGDN, via the coding sequence ATGACCCGGCGCGAGGGCTTGGCGGCGCTCCTCGGTGAGAGCGCCAAACTAGCGCAGGGACCGGTAGTGGGCCACACCAGCACATTGCGTGTGGATCAGCTGCGGGCAGGGTCGCAGCAGCCCCGACGCCAGTTCGGTACTGAAGGTCTGACAGAGTTGGCCGCATCAATTCAGTCTCAAGGAATCTTGCAGCCCCTGCTGGTTCGTGCTGTGGGGGACACCTATGAGATCGTCGCAGGTGAGCGGCGCTGGAGAGCCGCGCAACTCGCGGGGCTGACTGAAGTGCCTGTGATCGTCAAATCACTGACAGATCAAGAAGCAGCAGTCATTGCCCTAATCGAAAACTTGCAGCGTGAAAACCTGAACCTCATTGACGAGGTGGAAGGTAAGCTGCTCTTGGTCGCCAATGCACTTGGCATAGCCTCAGAGCAGGCCCGTTCCCGGCTCAACGAGTTGCTTCGCAATCCGGTCCCAGAAGACGTAGAGACGTTGAGTGCAGTCTTCTTACCTCTGGGCCGGGAAAGCTGGCAATCATTCGCCAAGAACAAGGTCAGAATTCTGAACTATCCTCCGCCACTGGTTGAAGCGCTACGTCAGGGTATGGCCCTCACGATGGCCACCTTGATCGCTCGGGCGCCTGAGAATAAGCAGGCTGATCTCATTGCCAAAGTGCAGCAAGGAGCAGGTCGCAAAGAAATCGTGGCTGAAGTTGAGCGACTCTGCCACAGGCCAACGGTCCGCTTGGAGAAGCGAGTTGCGCAGGCACTCGGAAACCAAAAGTGGCTGGACCGGCTGGACCCACAAGATGCCGAGGCGATGCAGCATTGGCTGAGCCAGATGCCACGGGCGCTTCAGCAAGAGATTGGCGACAACTAA